In Pungitius pungitius chromosome 2, fPunPun2.1, whole genome shotgun sequence, a single window of DNA contains:
- the LOC119210207 gene encoding protocadherin beta-16-like, producing the protein MDAFAVVLHAVGVAGYLSIFFRPRLSVIHLFSKPGQCFCNYCIAMTGLQKRCFVFFLIWQTVNGDASYSFQEELKRGAVLGNIAKDLNLDSLQLSGRNARVDAAGNRKRYCDINISTGDLIVADRIDREELCGEKMSCVIKRDLVLENPLELHAFSLHIQDINDNSPLFNEESVNIEIRESAGRGARFVIEEAHDVDIGQNSVQHYNLKKNDNFILAVEGNTLELVLEKELDREKQQGIQLLLTAFDGGSPQRSGTVVIHVTVLDANDNAPVFSQAVYKASLPENSPPDTVVVTVSASDADEGVNGDVTYDFGHVSDEVKRIFSIDRKKGNIIVNHAIDFETVTEYDLRIKAKDGLGLSSYSKVIIEIKDVNDNIPVIYVNSLAKAVPEDVSPGTEVGVVNVQDADSNNNQKVRCYITQNVPFKLVPSLKNYYSLVTTGQLDRELESEYNITITATDEGSPPLSSSKTVQLSVADINDNPPVFEEQSYSAYVTENNKAGSTLCSVAARDPDWRQNGTVIYSLLTGEVNGAPVPSYLSVNGDTGVIHAVRSFDYEQFRSFKVHLMARDNGSPPLSSNVTVSVFVSDVNDNSPQILYPNPEGNSFMAELVPKAAHGGSLVSKVIAVDADSGQNAWLSYHIVKSTDPGLFTIGLHSGEIRTQRDISESDSMKQNLIVSVKDNGQPSLSATCSMYLLISDNLAEVPELKDISYDEKNSKLTSYLIIALVSVSTFFVTFIIIILGVRFCRRRKPRLLFDGAVAIPSAYLPPNYADVDGTGTLRSTYNYDAYLTTGSRTSDFKFVSSYNDSTLPADQTLRKSPSDFVDAFGDCDDSPEVGTYYISLCGSVINYFFS; encoded by the coding sequence ATGGATGCATTTGCAGTTGTTCTTCACGCAGTCGGAGTAGCTGGATACCTCTCGATTTTCTTTCGACCGAGATTATCCGTAATTCATTTGTTCTCTAAACCAGGACAGTGTTTTTGTAACTATTGCATTGCAATGACGGGACTTCAAAAGAGGTGCTTCGTTTTCTTTCTAATTTGGCAAACCGTGAATGGGGACGCTAGCTACTCCTTCCAAGAGGAATTGAAGCGCGGAGCTGTTTTGGGAAATATTGCTAAGGACCTCAACCTGGACTCGCTCCAACTGTCTGGTAGAAATGCTCGTGTTGATGCCGCAGGAAATCGCAAGCGTTATTGTGACATCAATATCAGCACAGGAGATTTAATTGTTGCCGACAGGATTGACAGAGAGGAGCTTTGTGGAGAAAAGATGTCGTGTGTGATAAAACGCGACCTTGTTCTGGAGAATCCACTGGAACTACATGCTTTCAGTCTACACATTCAGGATATTAATGATAACTCGCCACTATTTAATGAAGAATCGGTAAATATCGAAATTCGAGAGTCGGCAGGGAGGGGAGCTCGTTTTGTGATCGAAGAGGCGCACGATGTGGATATAGGACAGAATTCAGTTCAGCATTACAATCTCAAAAAGAATGACAATTTTATTTTAGCAGTTGAGGGAAATACATTAGAGCTTGTTCTGGAAAAAGAGCTTGATCGTGAAAAACAACAAGGGATCCAATTGCTCCTCACAGCTTTCGATGGAGGTTCTCCTCAGAGATCAGGTACTGTCGTCATACACGTCACTGTACTGGATGCTAATGATAACGCCCCAGTGTTTAGTCAGGCCGTTTATAAAGCCAGTCTGCCTGAAAACTCTCCTCCTGACACTGTAGTGGTAACAGTGAGTGCTAGTGACGCAGACGAGGGAGTGAATGGCGATGTCACTTATGATTTTGGACACGTTTCCGATGAGGTAAAAAGAATATTTAGTATTGAtcgtaaaaaaggaaatatcatAGTGAACCATGCTATTGACTTTGAAACTGTAACAGAATATGATTTGCGTATTAAAGCAAAGGATGGATTGGGATTATCGTCATACTCAAAGGTGATAATTGAAATCAAAGATGTAAATGACAACATACCAGTAATATATGTGAACTCATTGGCAAAAGCGGTTCCTGAAGACGTGTCACCTGGTACAGAGGTGGGCGTCGTGAACGTGCAGGATGCCGATTCAAATAACAACCAAAAGGTCCGCTGCTACATTACACAAAACGTCCCTTTTAAGTTGGTTCCTTCTCTCAAAAACTATTATTCTCTAGTGACCACAGGACAACTGGACCGTGAACTAGAGTCTGAATACAACATTACAATCACTGCCACTGATGAGGGCTCtccacctctgtcctcctctaaaACTGTTCAGTTGTCTGTAGCAGACATCAACGACAACccacctgtgtttgaggaacAATCCTACAGCGCTTATGTGACTGAAAATAACAAAGCTGGCTCCACTTTATGTTCCGTTGCCGCTCGAGACCCCGACTGGAGACAAAACGGTACCGTGATTTATTCTCTGTTAACCGGTGAGGTGAACGGTGCCCCAGTGCCCTCCTATCTGTCTGTTAACGGAGACACGGGGGTGATCCACGCTGTGAGGTCGTTTGATTATGAGCAGTTCAGGAGCTTTAAAGTCCACCTGATGGCCAGAGACAACGGgtctcctccgctcagcagcaacgtgacgGTCAGTGTGTTCGTATCGGATGTGAACGACAACTCTCCTCAGATACTGTACCCCAACCCGGAGGGAAACTCCTTCATGGCCGAGCTGGTCCCCAAAGCTGCGCACGGAGGCTCTCTGGTGTCCAAAGTGATCGCGGTGGACGCGGACTccggacagaatgcctggctgTCCTATCATATAGTCAAATCCACTGATCCGGGACTTTTCACTATCGGTCTCCACAGCGGAGAGATCAGGACTCAGCGGGACATTTCTGAATCTGACAGCATGAAGCAGAACCTCATTGTGTCGGTGAAAGATAACGgacagccctctctctctgccacctgttccatgtatttacttatttctgATAACTTGGCTGAGGTGCCAGAACTGAAGGATATTTCTTATGACGAGAAGAACTCCAAACTGACCTCTTATCTGATCATCGCGCTGGTGTCCGTGTCCACCTTTTTTgtgaccttcatcatcatcatcctcggtGTGAGGTTTTGTCGCAGGAGAAAGCCCAGACTGTTGTTTGATGGAGCAGTTGCCATCCCCAGCGCGTATCTCCCTCCTAATTACGCAGACGTGGACGGAACAGGGACTTTACGCAGCACTTACAATTATGACGCGTACCTGACAACAGGTTCAAGAACCAGTGACTTTAAGTTCGTGTCATCTTACAATGACAgcactctgcctgctgaccagACTCTGAGGAAAAGTCCATCAGACTTTGTGGATGCCTTTGGAGATTGTGATGATTCTCCTGAGGTAGGAACATATTATATCTCCTTGTGCGGAAGTgtaattaattactttttttcttga
- the LOC119210850 gene encoding protocadherin beta-15-like: protein MGCRKTALLFGLAFILHVIDHVEGDLSYSIMEEIKRGSVIGNIAKDLGLDLGRLSTRKARIDTEDNSAKYCGINLNTGDLIVQERIDREGICAKKASCVLKQELVLENPLELHRISIRVQDINDNSPQFKEESLQFEIRESAVKGAQFMLDEAHDGDVGENAVQDYSLQQNDHFQLNVKIKGAGRKYGELILKKELDREDKKELMLLLTAFDGGSPQRSGSVVIHITVLDANDNVPVFSQAVYKASLPENSPVDTLVIKVSATDADEGLNSEIAYGFDHVSDEKQAFTLNYKTGEIKVAEPIDYEKESSYEFQIAAKDGLGLASYATVIIDITDLNDNAPVIFIKSLSNPIPENVSPGTEVGIVNVQDRDSESNRQVRCSIQQNVPFKLVPSIKNYYSLVTTGQLDRELESDYNITITATDEGSPPLSSSKTVQLSVADINDNPPVFEEQSYSAYVTENNKSGSTLCSVTARDPDWRQNGTVIYSLLPGEVIGAPVSSYLSVNGDTGVIHAVRSFDYEQFRSFKVHVMARDNGSPPLSSNVTVSVFVSDVNDNSPQILYPNPEGNSFMTELVPKAAHGGSLVSKVIAVDADSGQNAWLSYHLVKSTDPGLFTIGLHSGEIRTQRDISEYDSMKQNLIVSVKDNGQPSLSATCSMYLLISDNLAEVPELKDISYDEKNSKLTSYLIIALVSVSTFFVTFIIIILGVRFCRRRKPRLLFDGAVAIPSAYLPPNYAEVDGTGTLRSTYNYDAYLTTGSRTSDFKFVSSYNDNTLPADQTLRKSPSDFAEVFGDCEDSPEVGT from the coding sequence ATGGGATGCAGAAAAACAGCGCTGCTTTTCGgccttgcttttattttgcacGTAATCGACCACGTCGAAGGAGACCTGAGCTACTCTATCATGGAGGAGATTAAACGTGGATCTGTTATTGGAAATATCGCTAAGGATCTTGGACTTGATTTGGGGAGACTCTCTACTCGCAAAGCCCGGATCGATACGGAAGACAACAGTGCAAAGTACTGCGGTATAAATCTCAACACCGGAGACTTGATTGTTCAAGAACGGATTGACAGGGAAGGGATTTGTGCTAAAAAAGCATCGTGTGTTCTGAAACAGGAACTTGTGTTAGAAAATCCTTTAGAACTGCACCGTATTAGTATCCGCGTTCAAGACATCAACGACAATTCACCGCAGTTCAAAGAGGAGTCACTTCAATTTGAAATACGTGAATCTGCAGTCAAAGGTGCGCAATTTATGCTTGACGAGGCGCACGACGGAGACGTTGGAGAAAATGCGGTTCAGGACTACTCACTCCAGCAGAATGATCATTTTCaactaaatgtgaaaataaagggGGCTGGACGAAAATATGGTGAATTGATCTTAAAGAAAGAATTAGACAGAGAGGACAAAAAAGAGCTCATGTTATTGCTTACAGCATTCGATGGAGGTTCTCCTCAGAGATCAGGTTCTGTCGTTATACACATCACTGTACTGGATGCTAATGACAACGTACCCGTGTTTAGCCAGGCCGTTTATAAAGCATCTCTGCCCGAAAACTCTCCTGTAGATACATTGGTAATCAAAGTCAGTGCTACTGATGCAGACGAAGGTTTAAATAGTGAAATTGCATATGGATTTGACCATGTTTCCGATGAAAAACAAGCATTTACTTTAAACTATAAAACTGGGGAAATTAAAGTGGCTGAACCTATTGATTATGAAAAAGAATCATCATATGAATTCCAGATTGCCGCTAAAGATGGTCTGGGATTGGCATCATATGCAACGGTAATTATCGATATTACAGATTTAAATGATAACGCGCCAGTGATATTCATTAAATCTCTGTCTAACCCCATACCTGAGAATGTGTCACCTGGTACAGAGGTGGGCATCGTTAACGTGCAGGATAGAGACTCTGAATCTAACAGACAGGTCCGCTGCTCCATTCAGCAAAACGTCCCTTTTAAGTTGGTTCCTTCTATTAAAAACTATTATTCTCTGGTGACCACAGGACAACTGGACCGTGAACTAGAGTCTGATTACAACATTACAATCACTGCCACTGACGAGGGCTCtccacctctgtcctcctctaaaACTGTTCAGTTGTCTGTAGCAGACATCAACGACAACccacctgtgtttgaggaacAATCCTACAGCGCTTATGTGactgaaaataacaaatctgGCTCCACTTTATGTTCCGTTACCGCTCGAGACCCCGACTGGAGACAAAACGGTACCGTGATTTATTCTCTTTTGCCCGGTGAGGTGATCGGTGCCCCGGTGTCCTCCTATCTGTCTGTTAACGGAGACACGGGGGTGATCCACGCTGTGAGGTCGTTTGATTATGAGCAGTTCAGGAGCTTTAAAGTCCACGTGATGGCCAGAGACAACGGgtctcctccgctcagcagcaacgtgaccGTCAGTGTGTTCGTATCGGATGTGAACGACAACTCTCCTCAGATACTGTACCCCAACCCGGAGGGAAACTCCTTCATGACCGAGCTGGTCCCCAAAGCTGCGCACGGAGGCTCTCTGGTGTCCAAAGTGATCGCGGTGGACGCGGACTccggacagaatgcctggctgTCCTATCATTTAGTCAAATCCACTGATCCGGGACTTTTCACTATCGGTCTCCACAGCGGAGAGATCAGGACTCAGCGGGACATTTCTGAATATGACAGCATGAAGCAGAACCTCATTGTGTCGGTGAAAGATAACGgacagccctctctctctgccacatgttccatgtatttacttatttctgATAACTTGGCTGAGGTGCCAGAACTGAAGGATATTTCTTATGACGAGAAGAACTCCAAACTGACCTCCTATCTGATCATTGCGCTGGTGTCAGTGTCCACCTTTTTTgtgaccttcatcatcatcatcctcggtGTGCGGTTTTGTCGCAGGAGAAAGCCCAGATTGTTGTTTGATGGAGCAGTTGCCATCCCCAGCGCGTATCTCCCTCCTAATTACGCAGAAGTGGACGGAACAGGAACTTTACGCAGCACTTACAATTATGACGCGTACCTGACAACAGGTTCAAGAACCAGTGACTTTAAGTTCGTGTCATCTTACAATGACaacactctgcctgctgaccagACTCTGAGGAAAAGTCCATCAGACTTTGCTGAAGTGTTTGGAGATTGTGAAGATTCCCCTGAGGTAGGAACATAA
- the LOC134107200 gene encoding protocadherin beta-15-like, with the protein MMMTTRHVLRSYGFVFFFVVVQSAHGDLSYSVQEELKRGSVIGNIAKDLGLEVGRLSARKARVDMEGSDGQYCGINLRSGDLIVAERIDREEHCGEKPSCVLKFDLLLENPLELHRLSLQVQDINDNAPIFPKDIIKLEIRESADKGARYRINAAHDADIGKNTIESYVLQQNPHFVFNSLTTNTVSKYGELVLDKELDREEQQEIKLLLTAVDGGSPQRSGTVVIHIIVLDANDNAPVFTQAIYEATIPENSLINTPVIIVSASDEDEGVNGEVTYEFSRMSDKSRKLFSINEKTGEINLIGKIDYEEGSKYEVFVEAKDGYGLSTGAKVIIDVTDVNDNAPGISMKSLTNSIPENMSPGTEVGIVNVQDRDSEANRQVRCSIQQNVPFKLVPSIKNYYSLVTTGQLDRELESDYNITITATDEGSPPLSSSKTVQLSVADINDNPPVFEEQSYSAYVTENSKSGSALCSVTARDPDWRQNGTVIYSLLPGEVNGAPVSSYLSVNGDTGVIHALRSFDYEQFKSFKVNVMARDNGSPPLSSNVTVSVFVSDVNDNSPQILYPNPEGNSFMTELVPKAAHGGSLVSKVIAVDADSGQNAWLSYHIVKSTDPGLFTIGLHSGEIRTQRDISESDSMKQNLIVSVKDNGQPSLSATCSMYLLISDNLAEVPELKDISYDEKNSKLTSYLIIALVSVSTFFLTFIIIILGVRFCRRRKPRLLFDGAVAIPSAYLPPNYADVDGTGTLRSTYNYDAYLTTGSRTSDFKFVSSFNDNTLPADQTLRKSPSDFAEVFGDCDDSPQVGKYFRYIVILFSLIYPCLDDDIR; encoded by the coding sequence atgatgatgactaCGCGGCATGTTCTTCGAAGCTAtggctttgtctttttctttgttgtggtgCAGTCCGCACACGGAGACCTGAGCTATTCTGTACAGGAGGAGCTCAAGCGCGGATCGGTTATTGGAAATATTGCCAAGGATCTCGGCCTGGAGGTGGGCAGACTGTCTGCTAGAAAAGCCCGTGTCGACATGGAAGGAAGCGACGGACAGTATTGCGGGATTAACCTTCGAAGCGGGGATTTAATTGTTGCGGAAAGAATCGACAGAGAGGAGCATTGTGGAGAAAAACCCTCGTGTGTTCTTAAATTCGACTTGCTGCTAGAGAATCCATTGGAATTACATCGGTTGTCCCTCCAGGTGCAGGACATAAACGACAATGCACCAATTTTCCCAAAGGATATTATAAAGCTTGAAATCAGAGAGTCAGCTGACAAAGGAGCTCGGTATCGTATTAATGCGGCACACGATGCGGATATAGGCAAGAATACGATAGAAAGCTACGTTTTGCAACAAAATCCTCACTTTGTTTTCAATAGTCTGACGACAAATACTGTTAGTAAATATGGTGAGTTGGTTTTGGATAAAGAATTAGaccgagaggagcagcaggaaattaaattattacTCACTGCTGTAGATGGTGGTTCTCCTCAAAGATCCGGCACAGTAGTCATACATATCATTGTACTTGATGCTAATGATAACGCCCCAGTTTTTACTCAGGCCATTTATGAAGCCACAATACCCGAAAACTCCCTTATTAACACCCCAGTTATCATTGTAAGTGCATCAGATGAAGACGAAGGTGTTAACGGGGAGGTTACTTATGAATTTAGCCGAATGTCTGATAAATCACGGAAGcttttttcaataaatgaaaaaacgggTGAAATCAATCTTATAGGTAAGATAGATTATGAAGAGGGGTCGAAATATGAAGTGTTTGTTGAAGCCAAAGACGGTTATGGACTATCAACAGGAGCAAAAGTGATTATTGATGTGACAGATGTAAACGACAACGCCCCAGGAATATCAATGAAATCACTAACTAACTCCATACCTGAGAACATGTCACCTGGTACAGAGGTGGGCATCGTTAACGTGCAGGATAGAGACTCCGAGGCTAACAGACAGGTCCGCTGCTCCATTCagcaaaatgtcccttttaaatTGGTTCCTTCTATTAAAAACTATTATTCTCTGGTGACCACAGGACAACTGGACCGTGAACTAGAGTCTGATTACAACATTACAATCACTGCCACTGACGAGGGCTCtccacctctgtcctcctctaaaACTGTTCAGTTGTCTGTAGCAGACATCAACGACAACccacctgtgtttgaggaacAATCCTACAGCGCTTATGTGACTGAAAATAGCAAATCTGGCTCCGCTTTATGTTCCGTTACCGCTCGAGACCCCGACTGGAGACAAAACGGTACCGTGATTTATTCTCTGTTGCCCGGTGAGGTGAACGGAGCCCCGGTGTCCTCCTATCTGTCTGTTAACGGAGACACGGGGGTGATCCACGCTTTGAGGTCGTTTGATTATGAGCAGTTCAAGAGCTTTAAAGTCAACGTGATGGCCAGAGACAACGGgtctcctccgctcagcagcaacgtgaccGTCAGTGTGTTCGTATCGGATGTGAACGACAACTCTCCTCAGATACTGTACCCCAACCCGGAGGGAAACTCCTTCATGACCGAGCTGGTCCCCAAAGCTGCGCACGGAGGCTCTCTGGTGTCCAAAGTGATCGCGGTGGACGCGGACTccggacagaatgcctggctgTCCTATCATATCGTCAAATCCACTGATCCGGGACTTTTCACTATCGGTCTCCACAGCGGAGAGATCAGGACTCAGCGGGACATTTCTGAATCTGACAGCATGAAGCAGAACCTCATTGTGTCGGTGAAAGATAACGgacagccctctctctctgccacctgttccatgtatttacttatttctgATAACTTGGCTGAGGTGCCAGAACTGAAGGATATTTCTTATGACGAGAAGAACTCCAAACTGACCTCCTATCTGATCATCGCGCTGGTATCCGTGTCCACCTTTTTTctgaccttcatcatcatcatcctcggtGTGAGGTTTTGTCGCAGGAGAAAGCCCAGACTGTTGTTTGATGGAGCAGTTGCCATCCCCAGCGCGTATCTCCCTCCTAATTACGCAGACGTGGACGGAACAGGAACTTTACGCAGCACTTACAATTATGACGCGTACCTGACAACAGGTTCAAGAACCAGTGACTTTAAGTTCGTTTCATCTTTCAATGACaacactctgcctgctgaccagACTCTGAGGAAAAGTCCATCAGACTTTGCTGAAGTGTTTGGAGATTGTGATGATTCTCCCCAGGTAGGAAAATATTTTAGATATATTGTAATTCTTTTCTCACTTATTTATCCTTGTTTAGACGATGACATTCGCTAA
- the LOC134102928 gene encoding protocadherin beta-15-like isoform X1, with translation MMTTRRVLRSYGFVFFFVVVQSAHGDLSYSVQEELKRGSVIGNIAKNLGLEVGRLSARKARVDMEGSDRQYCGINLRSGDLIVAERIDREEHCGEKPSCAIKFDLLLENPLELHRLSLQVQDINDNAPVFPKDIIKLEIRESAVKGARFRINAAHDADIGKNAIESYVLQQNPNFIFRIQSTSEGRKYGELILDKELDREEQQEIKLLLTAVDGGSPQRSGTVLIHIIVLDANDNAPVFTQAVYEATIPENSVINTPVITVSASDEDEGVNGEVTYEFSRMSDKSRKLFSLNEQTGEISLIGIIDYEEGSKYEVFIVAKDGYGLSSEAKVIIEVTDVNDNAPLIFIKSLTNPIPENVSPGTEVGIVNVQDRDSEANRQVRCSIQPTVPFKLVSSIKNYYSLVTTGQLDRELESDYNITITATDEGSPPLSSSKTVQLSVADINDNPPVFEEQSYSAYVTENNKAGSTLCSVTARDPDWRQNGTVIYSLLPGEVNGAPVSSYLSVNGDTGVVHAVRSFDYEQFRSFKVHVMARDNGSPPLSSNVTVSVFVSDVNDNSPQILYPNPEGNSFMTELVPKAAHGGSLVSKVIAVDADSGQNAWLSYHIVKSTDPGLFTIGLHSGEIRTQRDISESDSMKQNLIVSVKDNGQPSLSATCSMYLLISDNLAEVPELKDISYDEKNSKLTSYLIIALVSVSTFFLTFIIIILGVRFCRRRKPRLLFDGAVAIPSAYLPPNYADVDGTGTLRSTYNYDAYLTTGSRTSDFKFVSSYNDNTLPADQTLRKSPSDFADVFSNSEESLEFHRFEPLWDPAER, from the coding sequence ATGATGACTACGCGGCGTGTTCTTCGAAGCTAtggctttgtctttttctttgttgtggtgCAGTCCGCACACGGAGACCTAAGCTATTCTGTACAGGAGGAGCTCAAGCGCGGATCTGTTATTGGAAATATTGCCAAAAATCTCGGCCTGGAGGTGGGAAGACTGTCTGCTAGAAAAGCCCGTGTCGACATGGAAGGAAGCGACAGACAGTATTGCGGGATTAACCTTCGAAGCGGGGATTTAATCGTTGCGGAAAGAATCGACAGAGAGGAGCATTGTGGAGAAAAACCCTCGTGTGCTATTAAATTCGACTTGCTGCTAGAGAATCCATTGGAATTACATCGGTTGTCCCTCCAGGTGCAGGACATAAACGACAATGCACCAGTTTTCCCAAAGGATATTATAAAGCTTGAAATCAGGGAGTCAGCTGTCAAAGGAGCTCGGTTTCGAATAAATGCGGCACACGATGCGGATATAGGCAAGAATGCGATTGAAAGCTACGTTTTACAACAAAATCCTAATTTCATATTCCGTATTCAGTCAACAAGTGAAGGTAGAAAATATGGTGAGTTGATTTTGGATAAAGAATTAGaccgagaggagcagcaggaaattaaattattacTCACTGCTGTAGATGGTGGTTCTCCTCAAAGATCCGGGACAGTACTCATACATATCATTGTACTTGATGCTAATGATAACGCACCAGTTTTCACTCAGGCCGTTTATGAAGCCACAATACCCGAAAACTCAGTTATTAACACCCCAGTTATCACTGTAAGTGCATCAGATGAAGACGAAGGTGTCAACGGGGAGGTTACTTATGAATTTAGCCGAATGTCTGATAAATCACGAAAGCTGTtttcattaaatgaacaaactGGTGAAATTAGTTTGATAGGTATCATAGATTATGAAGAAGGATCGAAGTATGAGGTTTTTATTGTGGCTAAAGATGGCTATGGACTATCCTCCGAAGCCAAAGTTATAATTGAGGTCACAGATGTAAACGACAATGCCCCATTGATATTCATTAAATCACTGACTAACCCCATACCTGAGAATGTGTCACCTGGTACAGAGGTGGGCATCGTTAACGTGCAGGATAGAGACTCTGAGGCTAACAGACAGGTCCGCTGCTCCATTCAGCCAACCGTCCCTTTTAAGTTGGTTTCTTCTATTAAAAACTATTATTCTCTGGTGACAACAGGACAACTGGACCGTGAACTAGAGTCTGATTACAACATTACGATCACTGCCACTGACGAGGGCTCtccacctctgtcctcctctaaaACTGTTCAGTTGTCTGTAGCAGACATCAACGACAACccacctgtgtttgaggaacAATCCTACAGCGCTTATGTGACTGAAAATAACAAAGCTGGCTCCACTTTATGTTCCGTTACAGCTCGAGATCCCGACTGGAGACAAAACGGTACCGTGATTTATTCTCTGTTACCCGGTGAGGTGAACGGTGCCCCGGTATCCTCCTATCTGTCTGTTAATGGAGACACGGGGGTGGTCCACGCTGTGAGGTCGTTTGATTATGAGCAGTTCCGGAGCTTTAAAGTCCACGTGATGGCCAGAGACAACGGgtctcctccgctcagcagcaacgtgaccGTCAGTGTGTTCGTATCGGATGTGAACGACAACTCTCCTCAGATACTGTACCCCAACCCGGAGGGAAACTCTTTCATGACCGAGCTGGTCCCCAAAGCTGCACACGGAGGCTCTCTGGTGTCCAAAGTGATCGCGGTGGACGCGGACTccggacagaatgcctggctgTCCTATCATATAGTCAAATCCACTGATCCGGGACTTTTCACTATCGGTCTCCACAGCGGAGAGATCAGGACTCAGCGGGACATTTCTGAATCTGACAGCATGAAGCAGAACCTCATTGTGTCGGTGAAAGATAACGgacagccctctctctctgccacctgttccatgtatttacttatttctgATAACTTGGCTGAGGTGCCAGAACTGAAGGATATTTCTTATGACGAGAAGAACTCCAAACTGACCTCCTATCTGATCATCGCGCTGGTGTCTGTGTCCACCTTTTTTctgaccttcatcatcatcatcctcggtGTGAGGTTTTGTCGCAGGAGAAAGCCCAGACTGTTGTTTGATGGAGCAGTTGCCATCCCCAGCGCGTATCTCCCTCCTAATTACGCAGACGTGGACGGAACAGGGACTTTACGCAGCACTTACAATTATGACGCGTACCTGACAACAGGTTCAAGAACCAGTGACTTTAAGTTCGTGTCATCTTACAATGACaacactctgcctgctgaccagACTTTGAGGAAAAGTCCATCAGACTTTGCGGATGTGTTCAGTAATTCAGAGGAGTCCCTAGAG